The proteins below come from a single Halostagnicola larsenii XH-48 genomic window:
- a CDS encoding LolA family protein: MSRFRLRTALLVCLGLVVLAGCAGLITDDASDDISEDDLREDVNESEPPESITATLETEATLDNETLEVSEDLWLRSDGTSRSESEFGGNSTTTVDDGTQVWTYSEGSETVTVMDSREPFGNRLDAIYDANEQLLEEFDVAKLEETSVGDHDAYRVVLETDSNESIGRSIDVAMGESIYSVPLGSSDDGAAGENLSDEPEQVELWLDQEYLFPVKYQFETAEGQFQMQYRDLTFESDLSDDLFEFEPPENATVEEVDIPTRTEFDTVEQADLAVDFDVAKPAHVPESYELDGVTVVEYEDDNRTSVQSTYLGADDDMFMVEASDDPDAFEVDGDSVRINDHDGTIEQQDSIGSIRLAWTCDDVSYYVGGSTDLGEAAVVSIAESIDC; encoded by the coding sequence ATGTCACGGTTCCGGCTTCGAACGGCCCTTCTCGTCTGTCTCGGTCTCGTCGTCCTCGCAGGTTGTGCCGGTCTCATCACCGATGACGCAAGCGACGACATAAGCGAAGACGACCTCCGAGAAGACGTAAACGAGTCCGAGCCGCCCGAATCGATTACGGCCACGCTCGAGACCGAGGCGACGCTCGATAACGAGACTCTCGAAGTGAGCGAAGACCTGTGGCTGCGTTCCGACGGGACGAGTCGAAGCGAAAGTGAGTTCGGCGGCAATTCCACGACGACCGTCGACGACGGGACGCAAGTCTGGACGTACAGCGAAGGCTCCGAGACGGTTACGGTCATGGACTCTCGAGAACCGTTCGGAAACCGTCTCGACGCCATCTACGACGCGAACGAGCAGTTACTCGAGGAGTTTGACGTTGCGAAACTAGAGGAGACGAGCGTCGGCGATCACGACGCGTATCGGGTCGTGCTCGAGACGGACTCGAACGAATCCATCGGTCGATCGATAGACGTCGCAATGGGCGAATCAATCTATTCCGTTCCGCTCGGATCATCGGACGACGGCGCGGCCGGCGAGAACCTGAGCGACGAGCCCGAACAGGTCGAACTCTGGCTCGATCAGGAGTATCTCTTCCCGGTCAAATATCAGTTCGAGACCGCAGAGGGACAGTTCCAGATGCAGTATCGAGATCTCACGTTCGAGTCCGACCTCTCGGACGACCTATTCGAGTTCGAACCGCCCGAAAACGCGACCGTCGAGGAAGTAGATATTCCGACACGGACCGAGTTCGACACCGTTGAGCAGGCCGACCTCGCGGTTGATTTCGACGTTGCAAAACCAGCGCACGTCCCTGAATCATATGAGCTCGACGGCGTGACGGTCGTCGAGTACGAGGACGACAATCGAACATCTGTTCAGAGCACGTACCTCGGAGCCGACGACGATATGTTCATGGTCGAAGCGTCGGACGACCCGGACGCTTTCGAGGTCGACGGCGATTCGGTACGGATCAACGATCACGACGGGACTATCGAACAGCAGGATTCGATCGGATCGATTCGACTCGCGTGGACGTGCGACGACGTGAGCTACTACGTCGGCGGCTCTACCGACCTCGGCGAAGCGGCGGTCGTTTCTATCGCCGAATCGATCGACTGTTGA
- a CDS encoding outer membrane lipoprotein-sorting protein, with protein sequence MSRLVSPLVLIAVVLVVLTAGCAGLVGENDVPGEQLSQELNTTEPPETLFATVETTTTTTDSNGSETESLTETVWLRDDGTSRTEAGENHSSEEDGGYIVVNDGEQVWYQDTESGSVTSYETQTNDSSRLERIYAEQERYFDRFEVRSVNETTIDGRQAHRVVFEPPRNETVDRSIDIMIEETTYRIPLETSLENVSGDQPDEIVIAFDAETMFPLQYEMASPSAEFSVTYENVSFNDPLDDELFEFEPPADSEPDDIVLPETADYDSVDDADAAVNFSVSTPDNDTIPSGFELESVSGTTYPDEDRTQVTQSYRDDDDRSIRVAIGDGPRSIPVEGSSVSVDGVDGTIAETEQGTELEWERDEHYYHLFADEDLSEETVLEIAESLHT encoded by the coding sequence ATGAGCCGACTCGTCTCGCCACTGGTTCTCATCGCCGTCGTTCTCGTCGTTCTCACGGCCGGTTGTGCCGGCTTAGTCGGTGAAAACGACGTTCCCGGTGAGCAACTCAGTCAGGAGTTAAACACGACGGAGCCGCCGGAAACCCTTTTCGCGACGGTCGAAACGACGACAACGACGACCGACTCGAACGGATCTGAAACCGAATCGCTGACCGAGACCGTCTGGCTCCGCGACGACGGAACCAGTCGAACCGAAGCTGGTGAGAACCACTCGAGCGAGGAAGACGGCGGCTACATCGTCGTCAACGACGGCGAACAGGTCTGGTATCAGGACACCGAGTCGGGTTCGGTCACGAGTTACGAGACGCAAACGAACGACTCCAGCCGACTCGAACGAATTTACGCGGAACAGGAGCGCTATTTCGATCGGTTCGAGGTCCGATCGGTCAACGAGACGACCATCGACGGCCGTCAGGCCCACCGCGTCGTCTTCGAGCCGCCCCGAAACGAAACCGTCGATCGATCGATCGACATCATGATCGAGGAGACGACCTACCGAATTCCGCTCGAGACGAGTCTCGAGAACGTGAGCGGGGACCAACCGGACGAGATCGTGATCGCCTTCGACGCAGAGACGATGTTTCCACTCCAGTACGAGATGGCGTCCCCATCGGCCGAGTTCTCCGTAACCTACGAAAACGTCTCGTTTAACGACCCCCTCGACGACGAACTGTTCGAGTTCGAACCGCCGGCCGACTCCGAACCCGACGATATCGTGCTTCCTGAAACCGCCGACTACGACAGCGTCGACGACGCCGACGCGGCGGTCAATTTCAGCGTGAGTACGCCCGATAACGACACGATCCCGAGCGGGTTCGAGCTCGAGTCGGTCTCGGGAACGACCTATCCCGACGAAGACCGGACGCAGGTCACCCAGTCCTACCGAGACGACGACGATCGAAGTATTCGGGTCGCCATCGGCGACGGACCGCGATCGATCCCCGTCGAGGGGTCGTCGGTGTCGGTCGACGGCGTCGACGGGACGATAGCCGAAACCGAGCAGGGAACGGAACTCGAGTGGGAACGCGACGAGCACTACTACCACCTCTTCGCCGACGAGGACCTCTCGGAAGAAACGGTTCTCGAGATCGCCGAGTCGCTACACACCTAG
- a CDS encoding thiamine pyrophosphate-dependent enzyme, whose protein sequence is MSAFNAIGDEREIDREEYTPGVEPQPTWCPGCGDFGVLKSLKQALPEVGRTPEETLVCTGIGCSGKLNSYLDTYGFHTIHGRSLPVARAAKLANDGLEVIAAGGDGDGYGIGGNHFIHTARENHDMTYIVFNNEIFGLTKGQTSPTSPKGHKSKTQPGGTAKTPIRPLSLSLTAGATYIARTAAVNPNQAKEIIAEAIEHDGFAHVDFLTQCPTWNKDARQYVPYIDVQESDDYDFDITDRGEAARMMQETEDVLNEGTVLTGRYYVDEESPSYQEEKKNLGRVPEEPLAERYFDDDAEWERSYDLLERHT, encoded by the coding sequence ATGAGTGCATTCAACGCAATCGGCGACGAACGAGAGATCGACCGCGAGGAGTACACCCCAGGGGTCGAGCCACAGCCGACGTGGTGTCCGGGCTGTGGTGACTTCGGTGTGCTCAAATCGCTGAAACAGGCGCTTCCGGAAGTCGGGCGAACCCCCGAAGAAACGCTCGTCTGCACCGGAATCGGCTGCTCGGGGAAGCTAAACAGCTACCTCGACACCTACGGTTTCCACACGATCCACGGCCGTTCGCTTCCGGTCGCTCGCGCGGCCAAACTCGCTAACGACGGCCTCGAAGTGATCGCCGCCGGCGGCGACGGCGACGGCTACGGCATCGGTGGGAACCACTTCATCCACACGGCTCGAGAGAACCACGACATGACGTACATCGTGTTCAACAACGAGATTTTCGGCCTGACGAAAGGCCAGACCTCGCCGACGAGCCCGAAGGGTCACAAGTCGAAGACCCAGCCCGGCGGAACGGCCAAGACGCCGATCCGGCCGCTCTCGCTGTCGCTGACCGCCGGCGCTACGTACATCGCCCGAACCGCGGCGGTCAACCCGAACCAGGCCAAAGAGATCATCGCGGAAGCGATCGAACACGACGGCTTCGCACACGTCGACTTCCTCACCCAGTGTCCGACCTGGAACAAGGACGCACGGCAGTACGTGCCCTACATCGACGTCCAGGAGTCCGACGACTACGACTTCGACATCACCGACCGCGGCGAGGCCGCCCGGATGATGCAAGAGACCGAAGACGTCCTCAACGAGGGGACCGTCCTCACCGGTCGCTACTACGTCGACGAGGAGAGTCCATCCTACCAGGAGGAGAAAAAGAACCTCGGCCGCGTTCCAGAGGAACCGCTGGCCGAGCGGTACTTCGACGACGACGCCGAGTGGGAGCGCAGCTACGACCTGCTCGAGCGCCACACGTAG
- a CDS encoding 2-oxoacid:acceptor oxidoreductase subunit alpha, whose translation MSDDELIWRIAGGSGDGIDSTSQNFAKALMRAGLHVFTHRHYPSRIRGGHTYVEIRASADEVQSRGDGYNFLLALGDSFARNPQEEAYYGNEEIKPLSENLDELREGGIIVYDEGLISEEDVADLDLEKRAEENDWHVFPMDLRGLAKEHGREVMRNTAGVGVTAALLDMDLEHIEDLMSDAMGGDVLESNLEILHEAYEIVNEEYDFEHDLRAPTGEHETEQALLSGSNAIAYGSIDAGCRFIAGYPMTPWTDVFTILSQNFPDMGGIAEQVEDEIAAAALAVGASHAGAKAMSGSSGGGFALMSEPLGLAEMTETPIVLLESMRAGPSTGMPTKPEQGDLEFVLYTSQGDSSRVVFAPGTIEECYEQTRLAFHIAYEYQIPAIIIYDQKLSGENTNVPVEFFDREPNPDLGSTLTEDELKEAAHDASGKFHRFAYEHESGAENGVSPRSLPGQKGGRYLATGNEHSPVGHISEDPDNRVYQMSRRIEKLDHIREELDEEHDSNQTYYGDEDADFGIITWGSSQGAVAEAVERLNENGQSVKAIGVSDMMPFPENEMVEFLESVDEAMVVEMNATAQFRGLIQKELGRFGEKMTSLLKYNGNPFEPAEVVESAEINLNGGNEEPSAQVHIEPAAGD comes from the coding sequence ATGAGCGATGACGAACTCATCTGGCGAATCGCAGGGGGTTCCGGGGATGGAATCGACTCGACGAGCCAGAACTTTGCAAAGGCGCTGATGCGCGCCGGGTTGCACGTATTTACCCACCGACACTATCCGTCACGGATTCGCGGTGGCCACACGTACGTGGAAATTCGCGCATCGGCCGACGAAGTACAGTCACGCGGCGACGGCTACAACTTCCTGCTCGCGCTGGGCGACTCCTTCGCGCGAAACCCACAGGAAGAGGCCTACTACGGGAACGAAGAGATCAAGCCGCTTTCGGAGAACTTAGACGAGCTCCGTGAGGGCGGAATCATCGTCTACGACGAGGGACTCATCAGCGAGGAGGATGTCGCCGACCTCGACCTCGAGAAGCGTGCCGAGGAGAACGACTGGCACGTCTTCCCGATGGATCTCCGCGGTCTCGCGAAGGAACACGGCCGCGAAGTCATGCGCAACACCGCTGGCGTCGGCGTCACGGCTGCGTTGCTCGACATGGATCTCGAACACATCGAGGACCTGATGAGCGACGCGATGGGCGGCGACGTCCTCGAGTCGAACCTCGAGATTCTCCACGAAGCCTACGAGATCGTCAACGAGGAGTACGACTTCGAGCACGACCTTCGCGCTCCGACCGGCGAACACGAAACCGAGCAGGCACTGCTTTCGGGTTCGAACGCGATCGCCTACGGATCGATCGACGCCGGCTGTCGGTTCATCGCCGGATATCCGATGACCCCGTGGACGGACGTCTTCACCATCCTCAGCCAGAACTTCCCGGATATGGGGGGAATCGCCGAGCAGGTCGAAGACGAAATCGCCGCCGCGGCGCTGGCCGTCGGTGCCAGCCACGCTGGCGCGAAAGCGATGTCCGGTTCGTCGGGTGGCGGTTTCGCACTGATGAGCGAACCGCTCGGCCTCGCGGAGATGACCGAGACGCCGATCGTCCTGCTCGAGTCGATGCGCGCCGGTCCCTCGACCGGGATGCCGACCAAACCCGAACAGGGCGACCTCGAGTTCGTCCTCTATACGAGCCAGGGTGATTCCTCTCGAGTCGTCTTCGCACCGGGGACGATCGAGGAGTGCTACGAACAGACGCGTCTCGCGTTCCACATCGCCTACGAGTACCAGATTCCGGCGATCATCATCTACGACCAGAAGCTTTCAGGCGAGAACACGAACGTTCCGGTCGAGTTCTTCGACCGCGAACCGAACCCGGATCTCGGCTCGACGCTCACCGAAGACGAACTCAAGGAGGCCGCACACGACGCCTCCGGGAAGTTCCACCGCTTCGCCTACGAACACGAGTCGGGTGCCGAAAACGGCGTCAGCCCACGCTCGCTGCCCGGACAGAAGGGCGGACGATACCTCGCGACCGGAAACGAACACTCGCCAGTCGGGCACATCAGCGAAGATCCCGACAACCGCGTCTACCAGATGAGCCGCCGCATCGAGAAGTTAGATCATATTCGCGAGGAACTCGACGAGGAACACGACTCGAATCAGACCTACTACGGTGACGAAGACGCCGACTTCGGCATCATCACCTGGGGATCCTCTCAGGGTGCCGTCGCCGAAGCCGTCGAGCGACTCAACGAGAACGGCCAGTCGGTCAAAGCGATCGGCGTCTCCGACATGATGCCGTTCCCGGAGAACGAAATGGTCGAGTTCTTAGAAAGCGTCGACGAGGCGATGGTCGTCGAGATGAACGCGACAGCCCAGTTCCGCGGCCTGATCCAGAAGGAACTCGGCCGCTTCGGCGAGAAGATGACGAGCCTGCTCAAATACAACGGCAATCCGTTCGAGCCGGCAGAGGTCGTCGAATCCGCCGAGATCAACCTCAACGGCGGCAACGAGGAGCCGTCCGCACAGGTACACATCGAACCCGCAGCAGGTGACTAA
- the aroC gene encoding chorismate synthase, producing the protein MNGNTFGRLFQVTTFGESHGEAMGCTVSGCPAGLELSESDIQGDLDRRKPGQSMITTSRGEADAVSIKSGVQDGYTTGTPIGMVIKNKDARSGKYEPFITAPRPSHGDFTYSAKFGTRNWGGGGRSSARETVNWVAAGAIAKKILATQGIELKAHVNQIGSIEAPDVSFEEILEHSEENDVRCAHPETAAEMQELIEDYQEEGDSIGGSIYFEAQGVPTGLGAPRFDSLSARLGQAMMAVPATTAFEFGLGREAREWTGKDRNDDWEFDSEGTPTPIENDHGGIQGGISSGEPIYGEVTLHAPTSIPKSQQTADWETGELKEEKVIGRHDPVLPPRGVPVVEAMLALTLADFMLLSGRINPDRLDDQPGEYDTDYHPSNPENE; encoded by the coding sequence ATGAACGGCAACACGTTCGGTCGCCTCTTTCAGGTGACCACGTTCGGCGAGAGTCACGGCGAGGCGATGGGTTGTACGGTCTCGGGTTGTCCCGCCGGCCTCGAGCTTTCCGAATCGGACATTCAGGGAGACCTCGATCGGCGGAAACCGGGCCAGTCGATGATCACGACGAGTCGAGGCGAAGCCGACGCCGTCTCGATCAAATCGGGCGTCCAGGACGGATACACGACGGGCACGCCGATCGGGATGGTCATCAAGAACAAGGACGCTCGGTCAGGCAAGTACGAGCCGTTTATCACCGCGCCGCGGCCGTCCCACGGCGATTTCACCTACTCCGCGAAGTTCGGGACGCGAAACTGGGGCGGCGGCGGCCGCTCGTCCGCGCGCGAAACGGTCAACTGGGTCGCTGCGGGCGCAATCGCGAAGAAGATCCTCGCGACTCAGGGGATCGAACTCAAAGCGCACGTCAACCAGATCGGATCGATCGAAGCGCCCGACGTGAGTTTCGAGGAAATCCTCGAGCACAGCGAGGAGAACGACGTTCGCTGTGCCCACCCCGAAACCGCAGCGGAGATGCAAGAGCTCATCGAGGACTATCAGGAGGAAGGTGACTCTATCGGCGGTTCGATCTACTTCGAAGCGCAGGGGGTGCCGACCGGACTGGGCGCGCCGCGGTTCGATTCGCTCTCGGCTCGGCTCGGGCAGGCGATGATGGCCGTTCCAGCGACGACGGCCTTCGAGTTCGGACTCGGTCGCGAGGCGCGCGAGTGGACCGGCAAGGACCGAAACGACGACTGGGAGTTCGATTCCGAGGGGACTCCGACGCCGATCGAGAACGACCACGGCGGCATTCAAGGCGGGATCAGTTCGGGCGAACCGATCTACGGCGAGGTCACCCTGCACGCGCCGACCTCGATTCCGAAGAGTCAGCAGACCGCCGACTGGGAGACGGGCGAACTGAAAGAAGAGAAGGTCATCGGCCGCCACGATCCGGTTCTCCCGCCGCGGGGCGTTCCGGTCGTCGAAGCGATGCTCGCACTCACACTCGCAGACTTCATGCTACTATCGGGACGCATCAACCCGGATCGACTCGACGATCAACCCGGTGAGTACGACACCGACTACCATCCGAGTAACCCAGAGAACGAGTAG